GACCCAGCTGTTCTGCGGGGTCCTGTGCTAGTGTCATTTGCAGCAGCCTCTATTCTCTGTCCACCTGTTTTCCATTCACTTCTAGGTTTTGATAGACAGTAGAGGCAGCTGTGTCATAGACTAGTTCAGTTGAAATTACAGAAGGAGGAGAATATTTTAGCCTGTGTTGCTGTTGAAAGAAATACTTGTCAAACTGTagctattttgttttggaattcTGGTCTGTATCAGAACTTCtcctttcttaaaacaaacacagtatCCAAAGGCAGTCTTGAATTGTGCTCTGAAATGCTTcggtttattttatattttatttcacatgtaGTCTCACCTTTTCTAAACCATAGCTATTGTTcttaatataaatacaaattcagGTTTGTCTACAGGAAGTATTAAAATGTaactgtggatgtggtctaccttgacttcagcaaggcttttgacaccgtctcccacagcattctcctcaagaaactggctgccctaggcttggactggcgcacgcttcgttgggttagaaactggctggatagccaggcccaaagagtcgtggtgaatggagccaagtccagttggaggccagtcactagtggcgtccctcagggctcggtgctggggccggtcctctttaatatcttcatcaatgatctggacgagggcatcgagtgcaccctcagtaagtttgcagatgacaccaagctatgcgcatgtgtcgatctgctggagggtaggaaggctctgcaggaggatctggataggctgcaccgatgggctgaggtcaactgcatgaagttcaacaaggccaagtgccgggtcctgcacctggggtgcaataaccccaagcagagctacaggctgggagaggaatggttggagagctgccaggcagagaaggacctgggagtgatggtggacagtcggctgaatatgagccagcagtgtgctcaggtggccaagaaggccaacggcatcctggcttgtatcaggaacagcgtgaccagcagggctagggaggtgatcgtccccctgtactcggctctggtgaggccgcacctcgagtactgtgttcagttttgggcccctcgctacaagaaggacatggaggtgcttgagcgggtgcagagaagggcgacgaagctggtgaggggcctggagaacaagtcctacgaggagcggctgagggagctgtgcttgttcagcctggagaagaggaggctcaggggtgaccttatcgctctttttaggtacctcaagggaggctgtagcgaggtgggggttggtctgttctcccacgtgcctggtgacaggacgagggggaatgggtttaagttgagccaggggagttttaggttagatgttaggaagagcttcttcactgaaagggttgtgaggcactggaacaggctgcccagggaagtggtggagtcaccatccctggaagtcttcaaaagacgtttagatgtagagcttagggatatggtttagtggagggctgttagcgttaggttggaggttggactcgatgaccttgaggtctcttccaacctagaaaattctgtgattctgtgtgatattaatatttaacaCCTTAAAGCCAAAGTactttcttctggttttgtttagcTCTGCTGTTGACAGAACATTTACAGTAATACCTATAATACCTGTTTATCACGGAAAGGATTGTTTTGAGATTTGTCTTATGTTGAAGGCAAATATTAACAGCAAAGCGAATTTCAGTTAGTGGGCTACTGAGGTTAGGAGGAAACCCTCCTCAGAAGGCTGCTGGTTCCAGCCTACAGGATGTCGTGTACCTgagctgctttgtgctgtaTCTCTCCAAAGACTAAGAAATGCAACTAGAATAATTCTTTTGTATACAGTAGTAACaactaataaaaaagataatgcTTTGCTTCTTTATGTTTTTTAGAGTGCTGTATGGCTGCTCCAGTGATAATGTTTGCTGTAAAGTAATTGACATGactttttgtgctgttttgccAAGATTATTCTGTGAAGGCTGGGGACACGGTGATAATGGAAGTTTGCTGCCAAGATTGCTACTTGAAGATCcagaagatttctttttcaactTCAGAGTGTGGGATGGACTGCAGTGACGGAGATGACATGCTGAGTTTGGGCAATGAGGCTGAATTATGTAATGCTCTGGCTAGTCTTCAGACAACTAGCAAACAGGATGGTGAAGGCCAAGTATGCGTGTTGGAATCTACGGAAATAGCTCTGCTGAACAATGCACCGTACCACAGATGCTTTAAAGCTGCCATGGGCAAGGTTCTGTCATCCTTAAATCCAAGTAAGGACTTGCAGTCCATGGATGTTGATGGACACGGCAGTGGGGTGAACCTCCAAGAAGATCAAAACAAGAGCTCCATAGATGTGGTTCCTGATCCTTTGTACATATTAGATGTATCTGAAGGCTTCTCCATCCTCCCGATCATAGCTGGCAAACTGGGACCAGTTAAAGCCTACAGTTCTGTTGAGAAAGAACAGCATCAGGCAGTCCTTAATATAATTTCAGAAGCTAATCATTTCCCCAAGGAAACATTAGAATTTTGGCTTAGCCATTTAGAAGATGAAAATGTGGTACTACAGAGACCCAAATCAGACAAACTGTGgagtattattattttggatGTTATAGAGACATCTGGCTTAATCCAGCAGGAGGTGATGGAAAAGGCTGCAATATCCAGGTACAGTATAAATGGACAAAAGTATTTTCAGGAATCTGTAACTATCTGAAAACTTCCAAAAGTGCTCCTTGTAACTACAAAGTTACTATGATGCTGCTTCTGTAGAGTcagaaaaacttgttttctgaaCAGACTGAATTCACTTTGAAGACACTGGCAAATTTACTCCTGGTGTCTGACAGTTGTATACATAGATCTTCACACTTGTTAAAGATACCACTTTAATagactgctttattttttgtatggaAGAATGTGATTTGGGCTAGGTGTGTTGTGTCGCTAAATAAATGAGGTAGCTTTTAGCtcaaggtttaaaaaaacacacccagATCCATGTGCGTGTCTTGGTGGTGTTGACAGAAACTGGTACTGCTGAAAGACAAACTCGTAGGGTTAGAACAGCCAGGGAGGCATCAACAGAGCTAGCTGTAATCTGCAGGAGGGGGTGGGAAGGACTGCAGAACAAGAGAAATGACGTGTGTGTGTAGTGATGAAATGGGTTTGTTTCCCCCTTGTGGCACTAGGGAATCTTCTTCTCCATTCATAGTGACTGCAGGATATTTCAGAGGATTTATGTTTGTGACTTTCCAACTTTTGGATAAATCTTTGGATGATTTGAAAGACtattgctgtttaaaaaaaaaaaattactcttgaCTTTTCATGCCAACCAATTTGAATCTGTATTACAAGTAGCCAAGGAGGAAAACACATATGGCGTACTACTTAGCTGCCAAATTCTTATGCAGAGGTGCCTGCTAGAAGAAAAGGAGCCCTAAAATAGTCTGTACTGAATTGGAGATGTTTGATACGATGAATGAAAGCATCTGTCATGTTGCTGTTCTCAGAAATACGGTGCAATGTAGCAAGAAGCCAGCCTcagatggtttttttttttagtggggggggggggggggggggggagaagactGTCTCTTGTACTGTTAACTTCAGTAAAAAACACTCCAAGTTGATTTAAATGCTAACCAGACTTTGTTTCCCTGGGTGTATGCCCCTGAACCTGTGCCCCAGCAGTAAGTACTTGCTGACTTAAAGGCTTATTAAGCAGTTCTGCCAGTCCTTCAGAATTAGGTGCTGGTGCTATGAATAACTCCAGCCACCTTCATCTTGAGATATCACTGTTTCTAATACTGTCACTGAGGAAAGACTGCTTAGTCCTGTAGTTCAATATTATGTgacaagttttctttctttggtgtAGTACAGCTGTCAGGTCAGATGGATCAAACTCAAATGTTCATGAGTGCTTGACTTTAGTGGAGGAGCTGGTGTCTCTTTATTAAATGTAGGTaatgttctttccttcctgttgaATGGTATGCTTTAGAAGTGTcatctctttcattttacagatgtttACTTCACAGCGGAGGGAAGATATTCCCACAGTACGTGTTGGTATATGGGATGCTTGTAGAATCACAGTCTCTATTACTGGAGAGCGCTGTTCAAGGAACAGAACCAACTCTTGGGTTTAATATAGCCCCTTTTATCAACCAGTTCAAGGTATGAAGTTGGTGGATGTCTTCCAAGCACAGTTCCAAAGTTTGCAGGCAGCTGTCTGGCTGtttaatttcagtgtaaaatgCAAGAGAACTAAGAGCTGAAActtctttgttctgctttgatATAAAGAGACACTTCTGTGACCATGCAGCGACTTTGGGATAAAGGAAGACAGGAAGCACTTGGTCTAGACCTAGTGTGGGAGAAGCTTTGACCAGTCAAAGACATAGTGTGACTATACAGAGCAGTGACTGTGACTTGAGAAGTGATTAGAAGGGTGCATTTTGGCTGTTTCTTACTGGTATTACAATAATTCCTAGAAACTTTTGCATTATAATTTAGTgaacttttcactttttaatggCTTTTAATATCTAAAGTTGTGGTATGTACCCCTAGGTGCCTGTTCGTGTGTATTTAGATCTCTCTACGTTACCATGTGTACCTTTGAGTAAACCAGCGGAACTATTAAGGCTAGATCTCATGAATCCTTTGTTGAACAGCTCCAGCAGAGAAGTGAAGGTGagttgtgtgtatgtgtacatgaaagtgtgtgtatatatagaagTGCACTCAACGACCATTCTGCAGAACTTCTCATTTATTGCTCACCTTGGCTGAAAATTTCAATACAGAACTCACTTATCTGCGGATGTCTCTGAAGTGTATTGAAATGGTTTGAAACTGGTGTAACTGAGTAATAttcaaaaaattttttttagGTACAAATTTGCAAGTCTGGCCAAGTCACTGCAATTCCCTTCTGGTATCATCTTCATCTGGATGAAGAGCACAGTTTGAATACATCTGATGAGTTCTCACACTGGAAGCAAGCTGCAGTTGTTCTTGATGAGCCCATCCAAGTACAGGTTGGAGATGAACTTGTGCTTGAAGTTCAGCACCATAAAAGCAATATTAGCATTACAGTGAAACAATGAAGAATGCCATGTGTAAACTGACTTTGGGTTAATTATACATACATCTACTGTTCATAACATCACTGCTAATTTATATTAAAGTCGAAAATCTATTTACTGATCAAAAGGCTATTGTGTTGCTTTAATAGAGTTGGAAGACTTCGGGGGCTTACTGATGGACCGAAACTTGCTCTGCAGGGATAAATTACAAAGTGTTGAGGGAAGGAATTGTCtatgctgcatttaaaaaaaactgaCTGTTAGCTATTAGAGTAGCTGTAGCAGGTGGACAGGCATCTATCACTGCCACATCATCTGTAGTGTAAGAAAAAGCATCTGAGATGCATATACCAGAAATAAACAACTGTGCCTGCAGAAGCTAGAGTCCTTGATTCCTGAGACCTTGGTTCTACTTCTGAGTAGTCAAAGCATCCTATTTGAGCGTACTGAGATCCTACCCTTGTAGAATGGACTGTTGTATGTTCCAGCTGCAGTATCACAATTTAGTGTTACACATAAACAACTGTAAAAAGTCATAATGGAGTAATGTAGAATAAGTTACATAGTAAATGTTATTTAGAGTCCTCCAGAGACTCGTTTCTGGTAATATAATGGGCCTAAACTTTTTATCTCTGAGAAGCTGATAGAAATTATTACATCAGTCACCACAGCACTTGTGTACTACTCTTGCAGCACTGCATTTCACTACACTGCAGGTAATGGGTTCCTTCTCTTAAACTTCTATTCAGATGGAGGACTTAAAGGCATTGATTCTATCCCTATAGATATAGAAAGGACTTTTAGAGGGAGAGCTGCAAGTAGCTAAGCTTCTTTACGATGTTAATTGCTGTCCTTTCCATGTAGAAGAGAGGGTGCTGTGATCTATCTTAACAAGAGcctacatgtacatgtataagaGGAGACacctataaatattttttctagaatCTCCTTGCATGTGTGATCAGTATGTACCCTGCATTAGGTAAATGGAGGCTAGTTGCTATCAAATGGGGGGACTGAGTggttctgctgcagctgtggctgttCCAGCCTGCAGCTGACATTGCTGTAACAAAGCTCCTCCTGGAAGGGTGGAAGACAGCTCTCCACCtcactttgaaaacagaagtgataGTGAAATCAAGTTTTTTGAAGATGAGGTTAAATGAATACTACTATTTATCCAAGAGTTACAATCCAAAGCAAAACATAAGTGAAGgaagatttaattaaaagaaaacgTCCATTAAGTCTTAGTTACTGTCTTGCACTTCTACCAACAGTCATTTTAGTAATGGCAGTGCCTGGCAATTAAGGTTAAATAGCACGTATTGAATTGTGGGCAGCATAGTGCCACAATTACCTTGGAAATGATGACCAGAGTTAGTAGCTGCAGGGTAATTGCAGCAGAGTATGGTTTTATAGAGAACACTGAAAGCAAGGCCGCTAAATATtagttaatatatttattagatTTCCACTAATTAGTGAGAAAgtgaaattgaagaaaattaagGATACACTCTACCCTTAATCTGTTACGGAAAGTACAGGGCTAAAATAATGCTATGTTTTCAAACAGTGTTCGAAATAACccaagtgtttaaaaaaaaaattgctcttgcCTTGAGAGCTGAGAACAGATCAGGTATGTTCTGAAACAAGGGAGGGACAAATACTGTCAATGAAAACAAGGACTACTCATGAATGACCTTGTTCATGAACTTGATAACATGTTACAACATAACCTCTTGTAGttaagttttcagatgacaagACAGGtgtcacagattttattttttatttaaattcaacaGCAATTGTTAATTGAAAGGTATGACCCTGAAAGCTACTGCGTTGATAAATTAACTTTCCTTCCACCTAAAATGCAGGAGTAGTGTGCACCTAAAATGGAATAGCTGAATTTAACATAATTCTGGAAAGCTAGGCAATCTTAATTTTCACAACAAGTGGAATGCTGTGGAAAGTCACTAAGACACTCAACTAGTTGCTTTGCTCTCCACATCCCTACCTTGTTACCATACCTGGTTATTTATACCTAACAGATATAACctcaactattaaaaaaatatatatatacagttgtttttttaaaaagctagaGCATAATTGTTACTTAATGGTTGCACTGGATGAtgttagaggtcttttccaactgaaATGATTCTACGAGGCACTCCCAGCAGTTCTCATTCTTTAGCTGGGTAAAAATGAGCATTGGTAGAAATCCTGTGCACATGCAAGAAATTAAGAGTAGTAGCCATAGTGAGCAAAGAAGCCCCCAGGCCTTGCAAGCTtttacaagttgttttttttaattacttcttaGAACACATCTATGACAATAAAGGGGCCTAGAATTCGCACACAAATACATGTAAGTAAGTAATTCTGCTAAGCTCCAAACAGGGCTTCTCTTTTCAATATAAACCTTAAAATAGTGAAACTACACGCACATGTACTACTTATATACAAGATCCCATTCCTCCGCAAAAAGGAGGGTTGTCTTAATTTGTCATTCACACTCATAAGTACTAGCAGTAAATcaagttgaaagaaaatgaacagtttaaataaaatctttaattgCTTATTTACAACAAAGGCAATGACTTGGCAATCGAAAAGTATGATTTGCACTTTCCCACTAGCTTCAGATACAGCAAGTACAGTCAACTATAAAATGCGCAGCCTAGTGAATAAGGCGCAGTATTTACATCACACTAGTACTGCAAAATAAGCACTTAAGATGAGTTCACTGACAGCCAGAAGTTAAGCATTTATCTGGTAAACGCTaacaatgctgaaaaaaaatcagatatcaCTTAATGGCAATGCTCTACGTCTGTCAGACAGCAAACATGCAATAGTAATAAAAACCTGGTAATGGGATAAAAAAACTGATTTTCTCAGTTTGTAAAATGTTAAAACGTTTtgataaaagttttttttttccttggtctGAAATTTAATGATCCAGTAACTCCAGATTTAACTAGCTACTTAATTTTACCTTAACAAAGGTCTCTTCTGAGGGGGCACACAAATCAATTATTACATTTGAACAGGCTATACTAGAAGCATAGTACAGTAATCACAGACACAAATTTATGAATACAAATTACTACAGACACGTTACAATGTTAAGTTTTAACAGCTTAAGAAAATTTAAGTGTTAAAGAATTTATTGCAgccaaaaataaagaagtaagTTTTGTTTTCGATTTAATTTTTGacattctttattttcccctccccacctaAATATTTTATGGTAGTAACCATTTTAGAAGGATAGGAAAAAAGCAGTCAAGTGTAAGTTATTAATTCAAAACCTATCTTCCTGGCTGTTTATTCTGAATGTAAAAGACTAACAAATTACAAGCTAGAAGAACAGGAGATATGCCAACCGTATGTTCTGGGCATGGAAATTTGTGGTAAGACCTATAGGGaatgttgttggtttttttctttatggattCTTTACAGATGCTCTGTAATTACCTTCATGAAGGAATTTTATTTAGCTAtgcaggaaagggaagaagatggCATGTGCACAGAAGTTACCATGTCATCCACACACCGTTCagccttgtcctatcattaaCAGGACAACCAAAACCAATGTAAGGAGTCTTTGCTGCTGACCTCCTTAAATTACATTCTTGAAATTAACATTTCCCCCAGTAGTAGTATTTACAGTTCACGTCTAGAAGAGCACagtatttttcaagtttcttttgTATTAAGAGAAGTCAGTGTAGTTTTGCCATACCGTGTAACAGATATATAAACATTTAACCGTTTAAAGAGTTGATTCTTAggtttcttcagaaatttttaCAGTATGCATGTTTTGTATTCACAGGGCAGTCAGATACATCCATTATAGACTCAGAATTAAGATGTCAGTTACAGCCATATCCTCTTCCTGTCCGTGCAGTGTCTGTTCCAAGCTACTCGGCTTCCATCGCCAATAGCATATGCTAACAGAAGGTGTGGGGCAAGTACACAACAGACTCGTTGGCGCGTTCAAAGAAAAGGCGAGTCTAACTTCTATCCGAAGCTTTTTCTAATAAGTTGCGCTCTAGTTCAGGTGACTGCTTAGTATCTCGAAGAGCAGGACTGTTATAAATACCATCAACTGCAGGAACCGTCGTCGGTGTTGTGAGAGGTGTCACAGTGTGTCCAAACCCCTGGTAATGACCCATGGGTGAAGATGGCATTGAAGAAGCATCGGAAATAGGGTCTTGAGTCGATGAAGACAGTAAACTTGTATGCTCGTTTTGTTCATGATCctcagcaaaaaatatttttcttggctGGCCCAGAACCGTCCTTCCTAGAATAATGccaaatgaaaatgcattttagcaCTTACAGTGATATATCAAGGTCTTCAAACACACAAACTTTAAAATAGCCACGTTAAATTAGAAGATTAGTCTTTGTTTTAGAAGAGTTTTACATGAGCATTGTTATCTTCAGTCAATAAAAAGATGTCTTTCCATTGcgggggagggcagggaaggaagtCATCCCCCTCTGTTCTACCTAAAACATCTGAAACTCATGCTGAGAtgtgtatatttaaaagaaaaattaggaaCTAGACACTCAACTCACAGGATTAGTGGGAAGAGCAAAGTGCCAGATACCCTATGAATTCCTTTAGGGATGCAGCTGCCATGAATTTTGTATGGGATGTTCTCAATGTACTATAGAGATGGCTAATAGTACAAAATGAAGCTGGAAAAATGCATACACTGTTAACAGATCATACAAATCTGTCTGTTACTCACCAACATTTCGAACCTGTTCTGATATATCTGCCCTTATATCAGAAATATCCCACATTGCAAGGAAAGAGTCGAAGCATGACccttcttcagcttcttgaaCGTAAGGTTTATAGGAGAAACTGTAGTGATGTGCAATAGCAGCCAGGAACATCTCAACACAAATGATAAAATCCTGAAACAAGGAGAGAGGTATTAATTAATACTGATCATTCATAACTAGAGAAAAAGAGCTCCCAAGTTTCTTCTACCATTTAAAGACTGATAGCAATGGCATTGGGATGCTGACATCAGCTACTTTTTCACTGGAGATGGGATGTTTTTGGCAGACGTCAGAGCGCCACACGTACTACATACGTACTGGAACAAGTCCTTGCTGGACAGACCGACTTGTGAAAAGTGGAAAACTACCTTTATAATGTGCCCTTTCAGGAACAATCACAAGGATATCCAACAGAACTATTTAACTGGGCTGCACTCCTCTCACACATCACATGGATATGGAAGTAGTGAGTAGAAACCTTACTTGGGTGACCAGCTGAAACTTGGTCcaacttttaaataattcactAAGGTATGACAGCATTTGCTTGAAATCAGCTACATCAGCCTACATAAAGCAATTTCTCCTATGAAATAATAATCTGCTCCTACCTGTAGGCCTGTAGCTACAGCTTCCACACTTTGCCACTCCCAGGTGCGTTTCTCAGAAATAACACCAACTTTCACCAGCAGTGCAATAAGCACAGCTTGCCTGCAAAGattattaattgttattattgttgtaaCAGCAGTGCCAACAAACCACCCAGCAAATCTGGTAAACAATGCATGtttgtatgtatacatatgtatgtatgtatgtagcAAGAATCTTATAAAAAAGACTTGATAGTTTTATATTTAGgctttaaaagaattaaaacaaagtgaaatggGCTTGAAGGAAAACATCATTCAACCACGGTCCTAAAGACCAACAGAAAAGACAGCTAAAGAAGAGTTTGTTGTTTCAGGTCTTTATTAGAACAAATTGCTTCTCTATCAGGATATTAAAGCAGCCCACAGAGTGACGGTCAACTAGTCAAATGCATTCACTCATTAGCAGCTAAGTGTAAGCAATGCTTAAAAATATAcggaaaataactgaaaagttaccaaaaaaatgaaataactgaaagtgaggattctaaaataaattatgttcttGAGAGTCACCTTACAAAACATCAAGTCTGAACTCATGTCAAGTGAACGAGACAGCTGTGTCCAAAATACTGGTATCCTTTTCCCCTTGCAGCAGTTCACCAATATTGTGGCTAGACATTCTGGAGCCTCTAACCTCAGTGATGCCAATccagcattttctgttcttcagtgaCCCCACTATGAGAGCAAGAAGTAATGAGTAAACAATTCACTTACCAGAAAGACACAAAAACTACCATCTTCACACAAAGGAACTTGCCaacaggttggatggggttcAGTTCTTCACGTAGTACTTTATAAAACAGCACCAGACAATACATAGCAAActaacaaggaaaagaaatgaagaaaagctttaaaatctttgaaatcCTTGTTTCTTTTGAGATGTTTCACAGCACCTCTTCAGTTCCAAAAATACCACAGTATAATGCAAGCTTAAGAAGctattttagaaaggaaattcTGGACTTATTGAATCCTTGTCCTCACTGTGTTaaagcagaattattattttttgcctaaaattatgtttctgaaGTGTATCAAATTGTCAGACAAAGACTGAGCTCATCTGTCTACAAAGTAAAACAAGGCATAGGAAGCTCCCATAAGATCTTTTCAATGCCACGTGCAACCCTACAGAAAACGGCAGAAAAAGTGGGTGTTCTTTCAGGCTGCTGTTAAGGATGCCTGAAAGGttgtttctgtgagaaaagagTAAAGGAATACAACTTTCACTGCAAAACTGAGCAATCTGAACTGCAAGCAATCAAACTAATGTATAGCCAAACAAAAGTAATTGATCTCCCCTTTTCATGGACATTCTTCTAGCCTATTAccgcatttttttttaagcaatcgTGTCACCCTGGACACAGAGAagcatgtgctgctgctgggactgctgtcacagcagaaagcagttACAGCTCATTCTCTAACAGTCACCCAACAAACAGAGCTGTGGCAGCCAGAGGACACCCTGATCAGATGGGACATCATGCTGTTATGGTATCGGCTGCTGTTgccagaggtgctgcagcagttCACGTGTAACGTGCTCTAGGTGAAGCAGCAAATGATTCCTCCACTCTCCCAGCCAGCCACCAAATGCTCTCTCTGACCTCCAAGATGAAATTTCCAGGCCTACAGGCTGACATCTTACCCTTTCCCCAACACGTGGCAGCTGAGCC
This genomic window from Aythya fuligula isolate bAytFul2 chromosome 4, bAytFul2.pri, whole genome shotgun sequence contains:
- the TMEM184C gene encoding transmembrane protein 184C, producing the protein MPCTCGNWRRWIRPLVVLLYIVGLLVVVPLCVWELQKLEVGIHTKAWFIAGIFLLMTIPISLWGILQHLVHYTQPELQKPIIRILWMVPIYSLDSWIALKYPNIAIYVDTCRECYEAYVIYNFMVFLSNYLTNRYPNLVLIIEAKDQQRHLPPLCCCPSWAMGEVLLFRCKLGVLQYTVVRPFTTIIALICELVDVYDEGNFSFNNAWTYLVILNNMSQLFAMYCLVLFYKVLREELNPIQPVGKFLCVKMVVFVSFWQAVLIALLVKVGVISEKRTWEWQSVEAVATGLQDFIICVEMFLAAIAHHYSFSYKPYVQEAEEGSCFDSFLAMWDISDIRADISEQVRNVGRTVLGQPRKIFFAEDHEQNEHTSLLSSSTQDPISDASSMPSSPMGHYQGFGHTVTPLTTPTTVPAVDGIYNSPALRDTKQSPELERNLLEKASDRS